GCGTGGAGTGCGTGTCCGGCTGGTACTCCGGCTATCTGGCCGAGCGCTCCGCCGAGGAAGAAATCGCCGCGGTGGAAGGCCATCTGAGCCTGCTGGTGGAAAGCGGCTGCCAGGTGATGGTGTATGGCGAGGTGGGCGGCTCCATCCAGGGCCAGATCGGCACCGCACTGTACAAGCGGCCAACCTTTACCAGCGAGGAAGCGTGGCAGCAGTACGCCGCCAAGCTGAACACCTTTGCCGCCCACCTGGCGTCGCGCGGCATCAAGCTGGCCTACCACCACCACATGGGTGCGTTCGTGGAAACGCCGGCCGACGTGGACAAGCTGATGGCGCTGACCAGCCCGGACGTGGGCCTGCTGTTCGATACCGGCCACATGTACTTTGCCGGCGGCGATCCGCTGACCGAGCTGAACAAGCACATCGACCGCGTGGTGCACGTGCACTGCAAGGACGTGCGCGCCGAAGTGCTGCGCCGCGCCCGCAACGGCAGCTGGAGCTTCCTGCAGTCGGTACTCAATGGTGCCTTTACCGTGCCGGGTGACGGCGACATCCAGTTCGGGCCGATCCTCGCGCGTCTGGCGCAGCACGGTTACCAGGGCTGGCTGGTGGTGGAAGCGGAGCAGGACCCGACCATCGCACCGAGCTACGAATACGCGCAAAAAGGCTTCAATACCCTGTCCGGGCTGGTTGCCGGCCTGTCCTGAGGAGAAAAGGCATGAATTTGCTGGTTAAGGCAGACCAGGCAGGCAAGCCGCTGGTGGAGGTGACTCCGGCGTCGGCAGGCTGGACCCACGTCGGTTTTCGCGCCGTCAGGTTGGCCGCGCAGGAACGCGAAGTGTGGCAGCAGCCGGGCCGCGAGTGCTGTGTGGTGATTCTGGCCGGCAAGGCCAGCGTCAAGGTGGGCGAGCAGCAGTGGACGCACCTGGGCGAGCGCCACAGCGTGTTCGACGACATGGCACCATACGCGGTGTACGCACCACCGGGCGTAGCGGTGGAAGTGACCGCCGAGAGCGCCGCCGAGGTGGCGTTCTGCTCGGCGCCGTCTGCCGGCAACCATCCGGCACGGCTGATCACCCCGGACAGCATGCAGCGCAGTGTGCGCGGCAAGGACGCCAATACCCGCTACGTCACCGACATCCTGCCGCAGACCGCGCCGGCCGACGGCCTGCTGGTGGTGGAGGTGCGTACCCCGTCCGGCCACTCTTCCAGCTACCCGCCGCACAAGCACGACCGCGACGCGCTGCCGGAAGAAAGCGTGCTGGAAGAAACCTACTATCACCGGCTGAATCCGGCGCAGGGCTTTGCCTTCCAGCGCGTGTACACCGACGACCGCCGCATCGACCAGTCGATGGCGGTGGAAGACCACGACGTGGTGATGGTGCCGGAAGGCTACCACCCGGTGTCCGTGCCCTACGGCTACGAGTCCTACTACCTCAACGTGATGGCCGGGCCGAAGCGCGAATGGTGCTTCAAGAACGATCCGGCGCACGAGTGGATCATCGCCAAGCCGTAAACCGAACCCCCACGACCCAGAACAGACCACAGGCAGACCCGCACGCGGGCTGCCGGGGCAGAGCATTGCCCGCCAGCACAGGACAAACGACATGAACCGCATCCTCAGCCACTTCATCAACGGCCAGCAAACCGCCGGTCACAGCAGCCGCACCAGCACGGTGTACAACCCGGCCACCGGTCAGGCGCAAGCCGACGTGCTGCTGGCCGACAACGCCGATGTCAACGCCGCCGTCGCCGCCGCCAAGGCCGCCTTCCCGGCCTGGGCCGATACCTCGCCGCTGCGCCGCTCCCGCGTGATGTTCAAGTTCAAGGAATTGCTGGAAGCGCGCCAGCACGAGCTGGCCGCCATCATCTCCAGCGAGCACGGCAAGGTGCACTCCGATGCGCTGGGCGAAGTCGCCCGCGGCCTGGAGGTGGTGGAATTCGCCTGCGGCATCCCGCAGCTGCTGAAGGGCGAGTACACCGAACAGGTTGGCCGCGGCATCGACGCCTGGAGCATGCGCCAGCCGCTGGGCGTGGTCGCCGGCATCACGCCGTTCAACTTCCCGGCGATGGTGCCGATGTGGATGTTCCCGGTGGCGCTGGCCTGCGGCAACTGCTTCATCCTGAAGCCGTCGGAGCGTGACCCGTCGGCGGCGCTGCTGATTGCCGAGCTGCTGAAAGAAGCCGGCCTGCCGGACGGCGTGTTCGGCGTGCTGCAGGGCGACAAGCTGGCGGTGGACGGGCTGCTGACCCACCCGGACGTGGCGGCGGTGAGCTTCGTCGGCTCCACCCCGATCGCGCAGTACATCTACGAAACCGGCGCCCGCCACGGCAAGCGCGTGCAGGCACTGGGCGGCGCCAAGAACCACATGGTGGTGATGCCGGACGCCGATCTGGAACAGACCGTGGACGCGCTGATGGGCGCCGCCTACGGCTCCGCCGGCGAGCGCTGCATGGCGATCTCGGTGGCGGTGGCGGTGGGCAATGTCGCCGACGCGCTGGTGGAAAAACTGGCGACCCGTCTCAAGACGCTGAAAGTCGGCCCCGGCAACGATCCGCAGTCGGAAATGGGCCCGCTGGTGACACGCACCCATCTCGACAAGGTCAGCGGCTATATCGCTCGCGGTGTGGAAGAGGGCGCCAAGCTGGTGGTGGATGGCCGCGGCCTGAGCGTGCCAGGCTGCGAGGACGGTTTCTTCCTTGGCGGCTGCCTGTTCGACAACGTCACCACCGACATGGTCGTCTACCAGGAAGAAATCTTCGGGCCGGTGCTGTGTGTGGTGCGCGTCGACAGCTTCAACGAAGCGGTGCAGATGATCAACAACCACGCCTTCGGCAACGGCACCGCCATCTTTACCCGCGACGGCGATTCGGCGCGCGAATTCGTGCACCGCATCCAGGTCGGCATGGTCGGCATCAACGTGCCACTGCCGGTGCCGATGGCGTTCCACAGCTTCGGCGGCTGGAAAGCGTCGCTGTTCGGCGACCACCACATGCACGGTCCGGAAGGGGTGCGTTTCTATACCCGCATGAAGGCGGTTACCAGCCGCTGGCCAACCGGCATCCGCGCCGGCGCCGAATTCGCGATGCCCACGATGAAGTAAGACGGACGCAACTCTCCCAAGGCGTTTGTGTTTTTGCCACCCTGCGGGGTGGCTATTTTTTTCACTGCGGTGCCAGCCGGCAACGGCCGGGGCACGCGACAGGGCCGCGACACGACGGCGCGTGCCAACGCACCGTCGCCATGCCTTGGCATATGAAAGGCGGAAGCCATGTTCGCTGACTTGCTACCGGCAGCCATTGCCGCCGTGCTGCTGATGGGGCTGAGCAAGAGTGGCTTTGCCAATGGCTTCGGGGCCTTTGCCACGCCGCTGATGGCGCTGGCGATGCCGATCACGCAGGCGGCGGCGGTCATGCTGCCCTTGCTGCTGGTGATGGATCTGGTCAGCGTGTTTTCGCTGCGCAAATCAGTGGATGGCGCGGTGCTGAAGCACTGCCTGCCGACGGGGGTGTGCGGCGTGCTGCTGGGCTGGCTGCTGCTCAGTGTGGTGAGCCTTGCCGTGGTGTCGGTGCTGGTCGGCGCCATGACCTTGTGTTTCCTGCTGCAGCGGCTGCTGCCCGTCGGGGGGATCGATTGGCGCTGGCGCCCGCTCGCCTGGCTGATGTCGGCGCTATCGGGTTTTGCCAGCTTTATCTGCCATGCGGGCGGGCCGCCGATGATGATGTACTGCCTGGCGCGTAATATGGCCCCCAGCCATCTGGCCGGCACCAGTGCGGTGTTCTTTTTCGTGGTGAATGCCATGAAGTGGCCGTTGTACTACCAGATGAACCTGCTCTCCAGCGGCAATATGCACATGGCGCTGGCGCTGCTGCCGGTTGGCATCGCGGGGGTGCTGCTGGGGGTCTACCTGGCGGGCTGCCTGCAACGGCAGTGGTTCTATCGGGTGTCGTATGCCGGCCTGTTGCTGGCCGGGGTCAAGCTGATCGTCGATGGCGCCCAGCGCTGGTAGCCTGCAGCTCGGTCATCGGCGGCCG
Above is a genomic segment from Vogesella indigofera containing:
- the iolE gene encoding myo-inosose-2 dehydratase, whose amino-acid sequence is MTSTFKVKIGINPISWCNDDLPSLGGETTLDTILREGSEIGYQGFELGNKFPRTATELKAALVPYGVECVSGWYSGYLAERSAEEEIAAVEGHLSLLVESGCQVMVYGEVGGSIQGQIGTALYKRPTFTSEEAWQQYAAKLNTFAAHLASRGIKLAYHHHMGAFVETPADVDKLMALTSPDVGLLFDTGHMYFAGGDPLTELNKHIDRVVHVHCKDVRAEVLRRARNGSWSFLQSVLNGAFTVPGDGDIQFGPILARLAQHGYQGWLVVEAEQDPTIAPSYEYAQKGFNTLSGLVAGLS
- the iolB gene encoding 5-deoxy-glucuronate isomerase, translating into MNLLVKADQAGKPLVEVTPASAGWTHVGFRAVRLAAQEREVWQQPGRECCVVILAGKASVKVGEQQWTHLGERHSVFDDMAPYAVYAPPGVAVEVTAESAAEVAFCSAPSAGNHPARLITPDSMQRSVRGKDANTRYVTDILPQTAPADGLLVVEVRTPSGHSSSYPPHKHDRDALPEESVLEETYYHRLNPAQGFAFQRVYTDDRRIDQSMAVEDHDVVMVPEGYHPVSVPYGYESYYLNVMAGPKREWCFKNDPAHEWIIAKP
- a CDS encoding CoA-acylating methylmalonate-semialdehyde dehydrogenase, producing MNRILSHFINGQQTAGHSSRTSTVYNPATGQAQADVLLADNADVNAAVAAAKAAFPAWADTSPLRRSRVMFKFKELLEARQHELAAIISSEHGKVHSDALGEVARGLEVVEFACGIPQLLKGEYTEQVGRGIDAWSMRQPLGVVAGITPFNFPAMVPMWMFPVALACGNCFILKPSERDPSAALLIAELLKEAGLPDGVFGVLQGDKLAVDGLLTHPDVAAVSFVGSTPIAQYIYETGARHGKRVQALGGAKNHMVVMPDADLEQTVDALMGAAYGSAGERCMAISVAVAVGNVADALVEKLATRLKTLKVGPGNDPQSEMGPLVTRTHLDKVSGYIARGVEEGAKLVVDGRGLSVPGCEDGFFLGGCLFDNVTTDMVVYQEEIFGPVLCVVRVDSFNEAVQMINNHAFGNGTAIFTRDGDSAREFVHRIQVGMVGINVPLPVPMAFHSFGGWKASLFGDHHMHGPEGVRFYTRMKAVTSRWPTGIRAGAEFAMPTMK
- a CDS encoding sulfite exporter TauE/SafE family protein — its product is MFADLLPAAIAAVLLMGLSKSGFANGFGAFATPLMALAMPITQAAAVMLPLLLVMDLVSVFSLRKSVDGAVLKHCLPTGVCGVLLGWLLLSVVSLAVVSVLVGAMTLCFLLQRLLPVGGIDWRWRPLAWLMSALSGFASFICHAGGPPMMMYCLARNMAPSHLAGTSAVFFFVVNAMKWPLYYQMNLLSSGNMHMALALLPVGIAGVLLGVYLAGCLQRQWFYRVSYAGLLLAGVKLIVDGAQRW